The following proteins are co-located in the Candidatus Methylacidithermus pantelleriae genome:
- a CDS encoding D-alanine--D-alanine ligase, translating to MTIAVLKGGFSSEREISLRTGRAVAGALQSLGYPVVEIDLRSRSLDLPEGIDFCFVCLHGAFGEDGELQALLEARGLPFSGSGAEACRRAFDKIQARATFEASSLPVPKGEVLERGRFPALPVPVVIKPARQGSSVGVSIVFHPEELSAALDLAWSWDSAVLAEEYIAGRELTVAVLGEEPLPVVEIRPKQGFYDYRNKYTPGATEYLCPAPLPREKELEIQKLAVRAHKALGCQVYSRVDLKLDSDGFPWLLEVNTVPGMTETSLFPKAALAAGISFPELCERIVELSWKLRAKG from the coding sequence ATGACGATCGCCGTGTTGAAAGGAGGATTTTCGAGCGAACGGGAAATTTCGCTTCGAACGGGTCGAGCCGTGGCCGGGGCCTTGCAGAGCCTTGGGTATCCGGTCGTGGAAATCGACCTTCGGAGCCGGTCGCTCGATCTTCCGGAGGGGATCGATTTTTGTTTCGTTTGCTTGCACGGGGCCTTCGGTGAGGACGGCGAGTTACAAGCCTTGCTGGAGGCTCGCGGGCTGCCTTTTAGCGGATCGGGAGCCGAAGCCTGCCGCCGAGCGTTTGACAAGATTCAAGCCCGGGCGACTTTTGAGGCTTCCAGCTTACCCGTGCCCAAGGGTGAGGTTCTAGAGCGCGGACGGTTCCCGGCCCTTCCGGTGCCGGTTGTAATCAAACCAGCGCGGCAGGGTTCCAGTGTTGGCGTGAGTATTGTATTCCATCCGGAGGAACTTTCCGCTGCCTTGGATCTGGCCTGGTCCTGGGATAGCGCTGTCTTGGCTGAGGAGTACATCGCGGGGAGAGAGCTCACGGTAGCTGTCCTTGGAGAGGAACCACTTCCCGTCGTCGAGATCCGCCCCAAGCAAGGGTTTTACGATTATCGCAACAAGTACACGCCTGGGGCAACCGAGTATCTCTGCCCGGCTCCTTTACCACGGGAAAAGGAGCTTGAGATTCAAAAGCTAGCGGTTCGGGCCCACAAGGCCTTGGGATGTCAGGTGTATTCCCGGGTGGACCTAAAGCTAGATTCCGACGGTTTCCCCTGGCTTTTGGAGGTCAACACCGTTCCCGGGATGACGGAGACCAGTCTCTTTCCCAAGGCAGCTCTTGCGGCCGGAATTTCCTTTCCGGAACTGTGCGAGCGGATCGTAGAGCTTTCTTGGAAACTTCGGGCAAAGGGGTAG
- a CDS encoding FtsW/RodA/SpoVE family cell cycle protein: MKLGAFHRQVGYLLLVSSLGLIAIGLVMLASAGGKFVLDRPSLWGGLLVRQLAWVGLGGITCGILARWDYHWFLHRSAFALALAFFCLLGCFVPGLGHKVHGSWRWIEVAGWRFQPSELAKGALVVFLAAYLGHPNRKLSRFTEACAIPVAATLLLAGPILVSRDLGSVLFLLLTLGALLFCAGCPARWWVPVPVAGFLATLVFALAIPERRARIVEFFRHGEDHLGKGYQIYQALIALGSGGTQGLGLGNSRQKMYYLPESTTDFIFPIIGEELGLWFALSVVFAYVLVVLCGGWISLHAPDRQGILLGTGLTLLVGAQAVANLGVVTGLLPNKGLPLPFVSYGGSNLLLCMGALGILFNLQRQAQWKDDEDCSLPERYRQSVRI; encoded by the coding sequence AGTTTGTTCTGGATCGCCCTAGCCTTTGGGGTGGGCTTTTGGTACGGCAGCTAGCCTGGGTGGGGCTAGGCGGCATTACCTGTGGGATTTTGGCCCGGTGGGATTACCACTGGTTTTTACACCGATCGGCGTTTGCGCTTGCTTTGGCTTTTTTTTGCCTTCTGGGCTGTTTTGTCCCTGGTCTTGGGCATAAGGTCCACGGGTCGTGGCGCTGGATCGAGGTGGCTGGTTGGCGCTTCCAACCCTCGGAATTGGCCAAGGGAGCGCTTGTGGTTTTTCTGGCCGCATACTTGGGTCACCCCAACCGGAAGCTTTCCCGTTTTACGGAAGCTTGCGCAATCCCCGTGGCGGCTACGCTGCTTTTAGCCGGCCCCATCCTGGTTTCTCGGGATCTGGGGAGTGTTTTGTTTCTCTTGCTTACGCTGGGAGCCCTTTTGTTTTGTGCTGGGTGCCCGGCTCGATGGTGGGTGCCCGTGCCGGTCGCAGGGTTCCTTGCTACCCTGGTGTTTGCCCTGGCCATCCCTGAGCGCAGGGCTCGAATCGTTGAGTTTTTCCGTCACGGCGAAGACCACTTGGGGAAGGGATACCAGATTTACCAGGCTTTAATTGCCTTGGGTTCGGGAGGTACGCAGGGGCTAGGCTTAGGCAATAGCCGGCAAAAGATGTATTACCTACCCGAATCGACGACCGATTTCATCTTTCCGATCATCGGAGAAGAGCTTGGCCTATGGTTTGCCCTTAGCGTTGTGTTTGCGTACGTGCTTGTGGTTCTTTGCGGCGGTTGGATTTCTCTCCACGCCCCGGATCGGCAAGGGATTCTTTTGGGGACGGGTCTTACGCTTTTGGTTGGAGCACAGGCCGTGGCCAATCTTGGGGTAGTGACCGGGCTTTTACCCAATAAGGGGTTACCCCTTCCTTTCGTAAGCTACGGGGGTTCGAACCTTCTTCTGTGTATGGGGGCTCTGGGGATCCTTTTTAATCTCCAGCGGCAAGCGCAATGGAAGGACGATGAGGATTGTTCCCTACCGGAGCGTTACCGGCAGAGTGTACGCATATGA
- the murC gene encoding UDP-N-acetylmuramate--L-alanine ligase codes for MDPSVASLLATLLGRRSTRIHLVGVAGAGMSALARLLLARGYPVSGSDLRSSPAVEELVEEGLRFWVGHSESSLEGVELLCYSSAISTENPEREAATRRGIPQVRRAELLAALVREKKAVVVAGMHGKSTTAALLAFVFRHAGLDPSYYVGAEVPSLGASARWGSGDYVVIEGDESDGTLLCFDPFHAVVLNIEEEHLDYYRSLEEILRVFSQFGAKIAGKLVYCSDDPNAFLLYSSQVKAISAGLGERARYQARKVRLSEDRSAFEIVREGESLGDFELWLPGMQNVCNAVVAAALALEIGMEPETFREGLRLFRGARRRFEVCWQGQQFMVVDDYAHHPTEIRATLAAARLSRWPRTVALFQPHRYSRTKFLQDRFAEAFQDADLVFLTEVYAASEPVWEGVNGKNLARAVRDSGHPRVFFEPNLEALLRRVASHVRPGDLIVTLGAGDIHRLAGRLAQGLRLWESLLSSLPEGTRLEWYVSMASRLALGLGGWAEFWCEPASVAELVAVVQATRRAGLPILIAGSGTTMLPPDEGFQGVVVALRRGVFQELSWSSDRSVDVGAGVFVREVVQKAHERKLGGFGRLSRWPGSVGGLLASCQEKSLWKRVRRAWWVSAEGKFCQWEGEGLGNSPEGIQGIWVRAELVLEPVSADVLAVETQESGCSLLSDERSAAKAVLAFEDLPGGSLDELLRELGWGGRRCGRVFLRPDRPTIVICEPGAKVSELQTLLEEVCRNVHRATGRKLVTRFCGPTVFS; via the coding sequence ATGGATCCATCGGTAGCCTCGCTTCTCGCCACTCTCCTCGGCCGCCGGAGCACACGGATCCATCTGGTGGGGGTCGCGGGCGCCGGGATGAGTGCGCTGGCTCGCTTGCTTTTGGCCCGGGGTTATCCCGTTTCCGGTTCTGATCTTCGAAGCTCGCCCGCGGTAGAGGAACTGGTGGAAGAGGGACTAAGGTTTTGGGTCGGGCATTCGGAAAGCTCTCTCGAAGGGGTGGAGCTTCTTTGTTACTCCAGCGCGATTTCCACCGAGAACCCCGAGCGGGAGGCAGCGACACGACGGGGCATTCCCCAGGTGCGCCGGGCGGAACTTTTGGCAGCTCTTGTTCGGGAAAAGAAAGCCGTCGTGGTCGCGGGAATGCACGGGAAAAGTACTACGGCCGCGCTTTTGGCTTTTGTGTTCCGTCACGCGGGGCTGGACCCTTCCTACTACGTGGGAGCGGAAGTGCCGAGTCTGGGTGCTTCGGCTCGATGGGGAAGCGGAGACTATGTCGTGATCGAGGGGGATGAAAGTGATGGGACTCTTCTCTGTTTTGATCCCTTCCATGCGGTTGTTCTCAATATCGAGGAGGAACACCTCGATTACTACCGTAGCCTAGAAGAGATTTTGCGAGTTTTCTCGCAGTTTGGTGCGAAGATCGCGGGCAAGCTCGTGTATTGCTCCGACGACCCGAATGCGTTTCTTCTCTATTCCTCTCAAGTCAAGGCGATTTCGGCTGGCCTGGGTGAGCGTGCGCGCTACCAGGCCAGAAAGGTTCGTTTGTCGGAGGATCGAAGCGCGTTTGAAATCGTTCGAGAAGGGGAAAGCCTGGGAGATTTTGAGCTCTGGCTTCCGGGGATGCAAAACGTGTGCAATGCCGTCGTGGCTGCGGCCTTGGCTCTGGAAATAGGGATGGAACCCGAAACGTTTCGGGAAGGGTTGCGGCTGTTTCGCGGGGCGCGCCGTCGCTTTGAGGTTTGCTGGCAGGGGCAGCAGTTCATGGTGGTGGACGATTATGCGCATCACCCCACCGAAATTCGGGCGACGCTGGCTGCTGCGCGCCTTTCCCGCTGGCCAAGGACGGTGGCTCTTTTCCAGCCTCATCGCTATTCGCGCACCAAGTTTCTCCAAGATCGTTTTGCCGAGGCTTTCCAAGACGCGGACCTGGTTTTTTTGACCGAAGTCTATGCGGCCAGCGAGCCTGTTTGGGAAGGGGTCAACGGGAAAAACCTGGCTCGGGCGGTCCGGGATTCCGGGCATCCGCGTGTCTTTTTTGAGCCCAATTTGGAAGCGCTTTTGCGCCGAGTGGCAAGCCACGTAAGGCCCGGAGATCTCATTGTGACGTTGGGGGCGGGAGACATTCACCGCTTGGCCGGCCGGCTCGCTCAAGGCCTTAGGCTCTGGGAAAGCTTACTTTCCTCCTTACCGGAAGGGACCAGGCTTGAGTGGTATGTCTCGATGGCATCACGGTTGGCCTTAGGGCTAGGAGGATGGGCGGAGTTCTGGTGCGAACCGGCCAGCGTTGCCGAGCTTGTGGCGGTGGTCCAAGCGACCCGGAGGGCGGGGCTTCCCATTCTCATTGCAGGATCGGGGACGACGATGCTTCCCCCCGACGAGGGGTTTCAAGGGGTGGTGGTTGCTCTTCGCCGGGGCGTTTTTCAAGAACTATCCTGGTCGAGCGACCGGTCGGTTGACGTCGGCGCAGGAGTTTTCGTTCGCGAGGTGGTCCAGAAGGCGCACGAAAGAAAGCTCGGTGGTTTTGGTCGCTTGTCACGATGGCCGGGCAGTGTCGGGGGTCTTTTAGCAAGCTGCCAGGAAAAGAGTCTTTGGAAAAGGGTTCGCCGCGCTTGGTGGGTGAGCGCGGAGGGAAAGTTCTGTCAGTGGGAAGGGGAAGGGCTGGGAAATTCCCCGGAAGGGATACAGGGGATCTGGGTTCGAGCCGAGCTCGTTTTGGAACCGGTTTCTGCGGACGTTTTGGCTGTTGAAACCCAAGAGTCAGGCTGCTCTCTCCTTTCGGACGAGCGCTCGGCAGCAAAAGCAGTCCTTGCCTTTGAGGATCTCCCGGGTGGTTCTCTAGACGAGCTTCTCCGGGAGCTCGGATGGGGAGGTCGCCGGTGCGGGAGGGTCTTCCTTCGGCCGGATCGCCCGACAATCGTCATTTGCGAGCCCGGGGCGAAGGTCAGCGAACTCCAAACCCTTTTGGAGGAGGTGTGCCGGAACGTTCACAGGGCAACGGGGCGGAAACTCGTCACCCGGTTCTGTGGCCCTACCGTTTTTTCATGA
- a CDS encoding cell division protein FtsQ/DivIB, producing MALAKRKRLPVEQQENLLWTKTSRAFRKQQAAGWVTRTVRWLLFTGLVSLAVYESGSYLLDRVFYENPRYRLREILVENKDPNRVAQVVAASGLKQGQSVLRIDLQEVERRVESLAFVERALVERRLPDRIVIRITERIPVAKFAVPGPHGTIKEILLIDREGTVIRPRDLEMVRELPEIVGFRATLWPPGSRIEDPQVRAALALLAALELSPLRAQFDPMKVDVSRPLSLWVMTWQGCRVGFLPGRFEEQLERLGRILSFSESRGRKLASVDLTLERNVPVTFRN from the coding sequence ATGGCACTGGCTAAGCGCAAGCGTCTTCCAGTCGAGCAGCAAGAGAACCTTTTGTGGACCAAAACGAGCCGGGCGTTTCGCAAGCAACAGGCAGCCGGTTGGGTAACACGAACGGTTCGCTGGCTCCTTTTTACGGGGTTGGTGAGCTTGGCTGTATACGAGTCAGGTTCCTATCTTTTGGACCGCGTTTTCTACGAAAATCCCAGATATCGGCTTCGGGAGATCCTCGTAGAAAACAAGGATCCAAACCGGGTGGCCCAGGTTGTGGCGGCCAGCGGGCTCAAACAGGGCCAGAGTGTACTGCGGATTGATCTTCAAGAAGTGGAAAGGCGGGTGGAGAGCCTTGCCTTTGTGGAACGGGCTTTGGTGGAGCGTAGGCTTCCCGATCGAATTGTGATCCGGATCACGGAACGTATCCCCGTAGCCAAATTTGCCGTACCCGGCCCGCATGGGACCATTAAAGAGATCTTGCTCATTGATCGGGAAGGAACGGTCATCCGGCCACGGGACCTTGAGATGGTCCGGGAACTTCCGGAAATTGTCGGGTTTCGGGCAACTCTTTGGCCCCCCGGTTCTCGCATTGAGGATCCCCAGGTGCGGGCGGCTTTGGCTTTGCTTGCGGCCTTGGAACTTTCGCCCTTACGGGCGCAGTTTGACCCGATGAAAGTGGATGTGTCCCGGCCTTTGTCCCTTTGGGTCATGACGTGGCAAGGGTGTCGGGTGGGTTTTCTACCGGGGCGGTTTGAGGAGCAGCTGGAACGGCTGGGTCGGATTCTGTCCTTTTCCGAGAGTCGTGGGCGGAAGCTGGCGAGTGTGGATTTGACCTTGGAGCGGAACGTTCCGGTAACGTTCCGAAACTAG
- the murG gene encoding undecaprenyldiphospho-muramoylpentapeptide beta-N-acetylglucosaminyltransferase, translating into MNHGRWIIACGGTGGHLYPGVAVAQELRKRGHLAMLLVSSKAIDGEILRAHPDLPARALPAMGWPGWKSPKLLPFAWSVVRTVRECQRIFRDFAPNGVLAMGGFTGLVPLWLGKRQNLPIFLHEANAKPGKLTQLWARHVDRVFLGNDRCRTFLPKAKVTFTGNPIREGLVRLDREQAARRLGLSAQRQTLLIMGGSQGAVGINSLLTSCLPLWGDKREKWQWIHLCGFSDLERCQRAYAEYGLTHWVAPFSREMAVLYSLADLAICRAGAATLAELAYYGIASVLIPYPFASGDHQMENARSFAEVGAAHVFRQEELTPGLLDRVVRTMLEDPSGLERMRQAAASLSVPGAAANIAEELEKWIHR; encoded by the coding sequence ATGAACCACGGGCGCTGGATCATTGCGTGCGGAGGCACGGGTGGGCACCTCTATCCGGGGGTCGCCGTGGCGCAGGAGCTCCGCAAAAGGGGGCATCTTGCAATGCTTTTGGTTTCTTCCAAGGCGATTGATGGGGAAATTCTTCGTGCCCATCCTGACCTTCCTGCTCGGGCTCTACCCGCCATGGGTTGGCCTGGGTGGAAGAGTCCCAAGCTCCTTCCCTTTGCCTGGTCCGTGGTTCGAACCGTAAGGGAATGCCAGCGCATTTTCCGGGATTTTGCTCCCAACGGTGTGCTCGCCATGGGAGGGTTTACGGGGTTGGTGCCCCTGTGGCTGGGTAAGCGGCAAAACTTACCCATTTTTCTGCACGAAGCCAATGCCAAGCCAGGGAAGCTTACCCAACTGTGGGCAAGACACGTGGATCGCGTGTTTTTGGGTAACGATCGTTGCCGGACGTTTTTACCCAAGGCCAAGGTAACTTTTACGGGCAATCCGATCCGGGAGGGACTCGTCCGCCTGGATCGTGAGCAAGCTGCCCGGCGTCTTGGGCTTTCCGCCCAGCGCCAAACGCTCCTCATCATGGGGGGAAGTCAGGGGGCTGTGGGAATCAATTCGCTCCTGACGAGTTGCCTCCCCCTTTGGGGAGACAAGCGGGAAAAGTGGCAATGGATTCATCTTTGCGGTTTTAGCGATCTGGAGAGGTGCCAAAGAGCCTATGCAGAATATGGGCTAACCCACTGGGTGGCGCCTTTTAGCCGGGAGATGGCCGTCCTTTATAGCCTGGCCGATCTGGCCATCTGCCGGGCGGGTGCTGCCACGCTGGCGGAACTGGCGTACTACGGGATCGCATCGGTCTTGATTCCCTATCCGTTTGCCAGTGGGGACCACCAGATGGAAAACGCCCGGAGCTTTGCGGAAGTGGGAGCAGCGCACGTGTTCCGGCAGGAAGAGCTAACGCCTGGCCTTTTGGACCGGGTGGTGCGGACCATGTTAGAAGACCCCAGCGGGCTGGAGCGGATGAGGCAGGCTGCCGCAAGCCTTTCGGTTCCAGGAGCAGCCGCCAACATTGCGGAGGAATTGGAAAAATGGATCCATCGGTAG